Proteins from a genomic interval of Rosa chinensis cultivar Old Blush chromosome 2, RchiOBHm-V2, whole genome shotgun sequence:
- the LOC112188188 gene encoding ribonuclease E/G-like protein, chloroplastic isoform X5 codes for MDEDYDVSYSSMGLIDRRDIFSNTAFILSSSYSYLTDEDEIMKYLRSDMLESLPVLSIPMKKGMLDSDSELTANSTQKGFISHSDIIDPLLSDLRKDSAYSDGDLAVNPSQRVSISNSFSTERYQPVEEPWLVEPPPFFLVSKDMRGSDMSDNGNIEDGITNLDDTGNSLPEESNNLIPREPVSTIILINSSICTMQRIALLEYGKLVELLLEPVKSTVQCDSVYLGVVTKLVPHMGGAFVNIGNSRPSLMDIKHNREPFIFPPFRRTKKMEANSHMFEEHMTADENERMSLDFEVTDDIMEISSQDDFVKSMHSDDEEHEIEDAFDLSDVKEHMNGSILDYGKVEADYPEGETSAIPVAINGSSNSQMSHPQNKKNGANTVTHENKWARVQKGTKVVVQVVKEGLGSKGPTLTAYPKLKSRFWILITRCDRIGISKKISGIERTRLKVIAKTLQPPGFGLTVRTVAAGHSLEELQKDLEGLVLTWKNITEHAKSAALAADEGVEGAVPVILHCAMGQTLSVVQDYFNETVEKMVVDSPRTYHEVTNYLQEIAPDLCDRVELYSKRIPLFDEFNIEEEINNMLSKRVPLANGGSLVIEQTEALVSVDVNGGHGMFGQGTSQEKAILEVNLAAAKQIARELRLRDIGGIIVVDFIDMADESNKRLVYEEAKKAVERDRSMVKVSELSRHGLMEITRKRVRPSVTFMISEPCTCCHATGRVEALETSFSKIEQEISRLLAMMEWKPDPENPKSWPKFILRVDHHMCDYLTSGKRTRLALLSSSLKAWILLKVARGFTRGAFEVKPFTDEKAHKDLQQVTISMIRPTEARRTNNPGKRVTLFPVKKWKGGGK; via the exons ATGGATGAGGACTACGATGTCTCCTATTCATCCATGGGGCTCATTGATAGAAGAGACATATTTTCCAATACAGCCTTTATTCTCAGCTCCAGCTACAG TTATTTGACAGATGAGGATGAGATTATGAAATACCTTAGAAGTGATATGTTAGAGTCACTGCCCGTCTTAAGTATTCCCATGAAGAAGGGAATGTTAGACTCCGATAGTGAACTTACAGCAAATTCTACACAGAAGGGCTTTATTTCTCATAGTGACATAATAGACCCATTGTTAAGTGATCTTAGGAAGGATAGTGCGTACTCTGATGGTGACCTTGCAGTGAATCCTAGTCAGAGGGTTTCAATTTCTAATAGCTTCTCAACGGAAAGATATCAACCTGTTGAGGAGCCCTGGTTAGTCGAACCACCTCCCTTCTTTCTTGTATCCAAGGATATGAGGGGGTCTGATATGTCAGACAATGGCAACATAGAAGATGGCATTACAAATTTGGATGATACAGGAAACTCTTTGCCTGAAGAAAGCAATAACCTAATTCCCAGGGAACCTGTTTCTACCATTATACTGATTAACTCTTCTATATGTACCATGCAAAGGATAGCTCTACTGGAATATGGGAAACTGGTTGAGCTACTATTGGAACCTGTTAAAAGTACTGTGCAGTGTGATAGCGTTTATCTAGGGGTGGTTACAAAACTTGTCCCCCATATGGGTGGGGCAtttgtaaatatagggaattctAGACCATCTCTAATGGACATCAAACACAACAGGGAGCCTTTTATATTCCCTCCATTCCGAAGGACAAAGAAAATGGAAGCCAACAGTCATATGTTCGAAGAACACATGACTGCAGATGAAAATGAACGCATGTCACTTGATTTCGAAGTGACTGATGACATCATGGAAATTAGCTCTCAGGACGATTTTGTAAAATCAATGCACAGTGACGATGAGGAGCATGAAATTGAGGATGCATTTGATCTCTCAGATGTTAAGGAACACATGAATGGTAGCATACTTGATTATGGCAAAGTAGAAGCTGATTATCCAGAAGGTGAAACTAGTGCCATTCCTGTTGCCATCAATGGTTCTAGCAATTCTCAAATGTCTCACCCCCAAAATAAGAAGAATGGTGCAAATACTGTCACTCATGAAAATAAGTGGGCCCGAGTTCAGAAGGGCACTAAAGTTGTTGTACAAGTTGTCAAAGAGGGGCTGGGTTCAAAAGGACCCACACTGACTGCTTATCCAAAATTAAAGAGCAGATTCTGG ATATTGATAACTCGTTGTGATAGAATTGGAATCTCCAAGAAAATCAGTGGTATTGAGCGTACACGATTGAAAGTCATTGCAAAAACTTTGCAGCCTCCAGGTTTTGGTCTGACTGTAAGGACTGTTGCTGCTGGCCATTCTTTAGAGGAACTGCAAAAAGATCTGGAAGGTTTGGTTTTAACTTGGAAGAATATCACGGAGCATGCAAAATCTGCAGCTCTTGCTGCAGATGAAGGTGTGGAAGGAGCCGTTCCTGTTATTCTGCATTGTGCAATGGGTCAGACGCTCTCAGTTGTGCAGGATTATTTTAATGAGACG GTTGAGAAAATGGTAGTTGACTCTCCAAGGACATATCATGAG GTTACCAATTACCTTCAGGAGATTGCCCCTGATCTTTGTGATCGAGTTGAGCTATACAGTAAAAGAATCCCTCTTTTTGATGAATTCAACATTGAAGAAGAGATCAACAATATGCTCAGTAAAAG GGTTCCACTTGCTAATGGAGGTTCTCTAGTGATTGAGCAAACTGAGGCATTAGTATCTGTTGATGTGAATGGGGGTCATGGGATGTTTGGTCAAGGAACCTCACAGGAGAAAGCTATTCTGGAAGTCAACCTTGCAGCTGCCAAACAG ATTGCAAGGGAGTTACGACTGAGAGATATTGGGGGCATAATTGTGGTAGATTTCATTGATATGGCCGATGAAT CAAATAAGAGATTGGTCTACGAAGAAGCTAAGAAGGCTGTTGAGAGAGATAGATCGATGGTTAAAGTCTCTGAACTGTCTAGGCATGGACTCATGGAAATAACGAGAAAGAGA GTACGACCTAGTGTGACATTTATGATTAGTGAACCATGTACTTGTTGTCATGCCACTGGGAGAGTAGAAGCCTTAGAGACCTCGTTCTCCAAAATTGAACAAGAAATTTCTCGATTGCTG GCAATGATGGAATGGAAACCAGACCCAGAGAACCCAAAATCTTGGCCAAAGTTCATTCTGAGAGTTGACCATCACATGTGTGACTACTTAACTTCTGGGAAAAGGACAAGACTTGCATTGTTGAGTAGTTCCCTCAAAGCTTGGATTCTACTAAAG GTGGCTAGAGGTTTCACTAGGGGTGCATTTGAGGTAAAACCATTTACAGATGAAAAGGCACACAAAGATCTGCAGCAAGTCACCATTTCAATGATTCGACCTACAGAAGCCAGAAGAACTAACAATCCAGGAAAAAGGGTGACCCTATTTCCGGTAAAGAAATGGAAGGGTGGTGGGAAATGA
- the LOC112188188 gene encoding ribonuclease E/G-like protein, chloroplastic isoform X4 encodes MEKGKSNTSLKGMCNIVWTIEADLEAGQFLYVTGDLSALGSWEPENAILMSHAEHTNLWKAKLKIAGGVNFKYNYFIKREVWPSCDIIWRPGPEFSLSVPRPVNSGKLVVRDSWMRTTMSPIHPWGSLIEETYFPIQPLFSAPATDEDEIMKYLRSDMLESLPVLSIPMKKGMLDSDSELTANSTQKGFISHSDIIDPLLSDLRKDSAYSDGDLAVNPSQRVSISNSFSTERYQPVEEPWLVEPPPFFLVSKDMRGSDMSDNGNIEDGITNLDDTGNSLPEESNNLIPREPVSTIILINSSICTMQRIALLEYGKLVELLLEPVKSTVQCDSVYLGVVTKLVPHMGGAFVNIGNSRPSLMDIKHNREPFIFPPFRRTKKMEANSHMFEEHMTADENERMSLDFEVTDDIMEISSQDDFVKSMHSDDEEHEIEDAFDLSDVKEHMNGSILDYGKVEADYPEGETSAIPVAINGSSNSQMSHPQNKKNGANTVTHENKWARVQKGTKVVVQVVKEGLGSKGPTLTAYPKLKSRFWILITRCDRIGISKKISGIERTRLKVIAKTLQPPGFGLTVRTVAAGHSLEELQKDLEGLVLTWKNITEHAKSAALAADEGVEGAVPVILHCAMGQTLSVVQDYFNETVEKMVVDSPRTYHEVTNYLQEIAPDLCDRVELYSKRIPLFDEFNIEEEINNMLSKRVPLANGGSLVIEQTEALVSVDVNGGHGMFGQGTSQEKAILEVNLAAAKQIARELRLRDIGGIIVVDFIDMADESNKRLVYEEAKKAVERDRSMVKVSELSRHGLMEITRKRVRPSVTFMISEPCTCCHATGRVEALETSFSKIEQEISRLLAMMEWKPDPENPKSWPKFILRVDHHMCDYLTSGKRTRLALLSSSLKAWILLKVARGFTRGAFEVKPFTDEKAHKDLQQVTISMIRPTEARRTNNPGKRVTLFPVKKWKGGGK; translated from the exons ATGGAGAAAG GCAAGTCAAATACTTCTCTTAAAGGAATGTGCAATATAGTTTGGACAATCGAGGCTGATCTGGAAGCTGGTCAGTTTTTGTACGTCACTGGGGACCTTTCAGCTCTCGGCTCCTGGGAACCAGAGAACGCTATACTAATGTCTCATGCAGAACATACAAACTTATGGAAGGCTAAACTCAAG ATTGCTGGTGGTGTAAATTTCAAGTATAACTATTTCATAAAGAGAGAAGTATGGCCTTCATGTGACATTATTTGGAGACCTGGACCTGAATTCTCTTTGTCAGTACCCCGACCTGTCAACAGTGGAAAACTCGTGGTGAGGGACTCATGGATGAGGACTACGATGTCTCCTATTCATCCATGGGGCTCATTGATAGAAGAGACATATTTTCCAATACAGCCTTTATTCTCAGCTCCAGCTACAG ATGAGGATGAGATTATGAAATACCTTAGAAGTGATATGTTAGAGTCACTGCCCGTCTTAAGTATTCCCATGAAGAAGGGAATGTTAGACTCCGATAGTGAACTTACAGCAAATTCTACACAGAAGGGCTTTATTTCTCATAGTGACATAATAGACCCATTGTTAAGTGATCTTAGGAAGGATAGTGCGTACTCTGATGGTGACCTTGCAGTGAATCCTAGTCAGAGGGTTTCAATTTCTAATAGCTTCTCAACGGAAAGATATCAACCTGTTGAGGAGCCCTGGTTAGTCGAACCACCTCCCTTCTTTCTTGTATCCAAGGATATGAGGGGGTCTGATATGTCAGACAATGGCAACATAGAAGATGGCATTACAAATTTGGATGATACAGGAAACTCTTTGCCTGAAGAAAGCAATAACCTAATTCCCAGGGAACCTGTTTCTACCATTATACTGATTAACTCTTCTATATGTACCATGCAAAGGATAGCTCTACTGGAATATGGGAAACTGGTTGAGCTACTATTGGAACCTGTTAAAAGTACTGTGCAGTGTGATAGCGTTTATCTAGGGGTGGTTACAAAACTTGTCCCCCATATGGGTGGGGCAtttgtaaatatagggaattctAGACCATCTCTAATGGACATCAAACACAACAGGGAGCCTTTTATATTCCCTCCATTCCGAAGGACAAAGAAAATGGAAGCCAACAGTCATATGTTCGAAGAACACATGACTGCAGATGAAAATGAACGCATGTCACTTGATTTCGAAGTGACTGATGACATCATGGAAATTAGCTCTCAGGACGATTTTGTAAAATCAATGCACAGTGACGATGAGGAGCATGAAATTGAGGATGCATTTGATCTCTCAGATGTTAAGGAACACATGAATGGTAGCATACTTGATTATGGCAAAGTAGAAGCTGATTATCCAGAAGGTGAAACTAGTGCCATTCCTGTTGCCATCAATGGTTCTAGCAATTCTCAAATGTCTCACCCCCAAAATAAGAAGAATGGTGCAAATACTGTCACTCATGAAAATAAGTGGGCCCGAGTTCAGAAGGGCACTAAAGTTGTTGTACAAGTTGTCAAAGAGGGGCTGGGTTCAAAAGGACCCACACTGACTGCTTATCCAAAATTAAAGAGCAGATTCTGG ATATTGATAACTCGTTGTGATAGAATTGGAATCTCCAAGAAAATCAGTGGTATTGAGCGTACACGATTGAAAGTCATTGCAAAAACTTTGCAGCCTCCAGGTTTTGGTCTGACTGTAAGGACTGTTGCTGCTGGCCATTCTTTAGAGGAACTGCAAAAAGATCTGGAAGGTTTGGTTTTAACTTGGAAGAATATCACGGAGCATGCAAAATCTGCAGCTCTTGCTGCAGATGAAGGTGTGGAAGGAGCCGTTCCTGTTATTCTGCATTGTGCAATGGGTCAGACGCTCTCAGTTGTGCAGGATTATTTTAATGAGACG GTTGAGAAAATGGTAGTTGACTCTCCAAGGACATATCATGAG GTTACCAATTACCTTCAGGAGATTGCCCCTGATCTTTGTGATCGAGTTGAGCTATACAGTAAAAGAATCCCTCTTTTTGATGAATTCAACATTGAAGAAGAGATCAACAATATGCTCAGTAAAAG GGTTCCACTTGCTAATGGAGGTTCTCTAGTGATTGAGCAAACTGAGGCATTAGTATCTGTTGATGTGAATGGGGGTCATGGGATGTTTGGTCAAGGAACCTCACAGGAGAAAGCTATTCTGGAAGTCAACCTTGCAGCTGCCAAACAG ATTGCAAGGGAGTTACGACTGAGAGATATTGGGGGCATAATTGTGGTAGATTTCATTGATATGGCCGATGAAT CAAATAAGAGATTGGTCTACGAAGAAGCTAAGAAGGCTGTTGAGAGAGATAGATCGATGGTTAAAGTCTCTGAACTGTCTAGGCATGGACTCATGGAAATAACGAGAAAGAGA GTACGACCTAGTGTGACATTTATGATTAGTGAACCATGTACTTGTTGTCATGCCACTGGGAGAGTAGAAGCCTTAGAGACCTCGTTCTCCAAAATTGAACAAGAAATTTCTCGATTGCTG GCAATGATGGAATGGAAACCAGACCCAGAGAACCCAAAATCTTGGCCAAAGTTCATTCTGAGAGTTGACCATCACATGTGTGACTACTTAACTTCTGGGAAAAGGACAAGACTTGCATTGTTGAGTAGTTCCCTCAAAGCTTGGATTCTACTAAAG GTGGCTAGAGGTTTCACTAGGGGTGCATTTGAGGTAAAACCATTTACAGATGAAAAGGCACACAAAGATCTGCAGCAAGTCACCATTTCAATGATTCGACCTACAGAAGCCAGAAGAACTAACAATCCAGGAAAAAGGGTGACCCTATTTCCGGTAAAGAAATGGAAGGGTGGTGGGAAATGA